One genomic segment of Hordeum vulgare subsp. vulgare chromosome 2H, MorexV3_pseudomolecules_assembly, whole genome shotgun sequence includes these proteins:
- the LOC123427808 gene encoding F-box/kelch-repeat protein At5g60570-like, giving the protein MEDLQDCNSKSLVAVPGSLVLHVFRLLGQQDNSWQKYALAYFLLVRNEYFPREPRKHSAVNGQLVHCCVSSDLGSKEVEVEEQNAVVKTQSGGDSSSNGSNDCFLPGLHDDLAQDSLAWTSRSDYPSLSCLNKKFSTLVNGGYLYKLRRKYGIVEHWVYLACSLMPWEAFDPSRNRWMRLPRMPCDDCFSCADKESLAVGTQLLVFGREYAGLAIWMYNLLTRHWSRCTPMNLPRCLFASGSCGEIAIVAGGCNGTGQVLRSAELYNSEAGQWETLPDMNLPRRLSSGFFMDGKFYVIGGVTSEGHSLTCGEEYDLDTRTWRRIHDMYPGGTSASQSPPLIAVVNNQLYAADQSTNVVKKYDKASNTWNIVKPLPVRADSSNGWGLAFKGCGDRLLVIGGHRGPRGEVILLHSWCPEDGNGVADWEVLSVKERAGVFVYNCAIMGC; this is encoded by the coding sequence ATGGAAGATTTACAAgactgcaactccaaaagccttgTTGCTGTTCCTGGTTCTCTCGTTCTGCACGTCTTCAGGCTGTTAGGTCAGCAGGATAATTCCTGGCAGAAGTACGCCTTGGCTTACTTTCTTTTGGTCAGGAATGAGTACTTCCCGAGGGAGCCAAGGAAACACTCAGCTGTGAATGGGCAACTTGTTCACTGCTGTGTTAGTTCAGATTTGGGCAGTAAAGAAGTGGAAGTGGAGGAGCAGAATGCTGTTGTCAAGACCCAATCAGGAGGTGATTCCAGTTCCAATGGATCAAATGATTGTTTCCTTCCAGGCCTTCATGATGATCTGGCTCAAGACAGCCTTGCCTGGACAAGCAGATCAGACTACCCTTCACTCTCTTGTCTGAACAAGAAATTCAGTACACTGGTTAACGGTGGATATCTGTACAAGCTGCGGAGGAAATATGGCATTGTTGAGCATTGGGTGTATCTGGCCTGTAGCCTGATGCCCTGGGAAGCATTCGACCCGTCGCGAAACCGATGGATGAGGCTCCCAAGGATGCCATGTGATGACTGCTTCTCCTGTGCAGACAAGGAATCACTTGCTGTTGGTACACAGCTGCTTGTCTTTGGCCGAGAATATGCAGGCCTTGCTATTTGGATGTACAATTTACTGACACGCCATTGGTCTCGCTGCACTCCGATGAATCTTCCTCGCTGCCTGTTTGCCTCGGGAAGCTGTGGTGAGATTGCCATTGTTGCTGGTGGGTGTAATGGGACTGGGCAGGTGCTGAGGTCTGCGGAGCTGTACAATTCAGAGGCTGGCCAGTGGGAGACCCTGCCAGACATGAACTTGCCCAGGAGACTCTCCTCGGGTTTCTTCATGGATGGCAAGTTCTATGTCATTGGGGGTGTGACCAGTGAGGGGCATTCTCTGACTTGCGGAGAAGAATACGATCTTGACACCAGGACATGGAGAAGAATACATGACATGTACCCTGGAGGAACCAGCGCCTCTCAGTCGCCTCCTCTCATCGCCGTTGTAAATAACCAGCTCTACGCGGCCGACCAGTCCACAAACGTGGTGAAGAAGTACGACAAAGCAAGCAACACATGGAACATAGTGAAGCCCTTGCCTGTGAGAGCGGACTCTTCCAACGGCTGGGGCCTGGCGTTCAAGGGATGCGGCGACAGGTTGCTGGTCATCGGCGGCCATAGAGGACCTCGCGGCGAGGTGATACTGCTGCATtcctggtgccccgaagatgggaaCGGCGTCGCCGACTGGGAGGTGCTGTCGGTGAAGGAGCGTGCCGGCGTCTTCGTCTACAACTGTGCAATAATGGGGTGCTGA
- the LOC123427809 gene encoding cold-responsive protein kinase 1-like: protein MDCCFMFGRRSQHVVEGDDGEHSVRVFSYNELRKATQDFSGANKIGEGGFGSVFRGMLKDGTLVAVKVLSATSRQGVREFLTELTAISDIKHENLVTLVGCCAEGSHRILVYNYLEKNSLSQTLLGSGYSSIQFNWRARVKIAVGVARGLAFLHEEIRPHIIHRDIKASNILLDKDLTPKISDFGLARLLPANATHVSTRVAGTLGYLAPEYAIRGQVTKKSDIYSYGVLLLEIVSGRCNTNTRLPYEDQFLLEKTWAFYEQERLDEIIDADIDNDLDIEEACRFLKIGLLCTQDAMARRPHMPTVVRMLTGSKNVSMEKITRPAMITDFAELKVSTKPQGANQGRPNTSRSFSTTEISEEPFSSENHTQASV, encoded by the exons ATGGATTGCTGCTTTATGTTCGGAAGGAGATCTCAGCATGTTGTTGAAGGCGATGATG GTGAACATAGTGTGAGGGTCTTTTCTTACAACGAGTTGAGAAAGGCAACTCAAGATTTCAGTGGGGCAAATAAGATTGGAGAGGGCGGTTTTGGTTCCGTATTCAGG GGAATGCTCAAAGACGGCACATTAGTCGCAGTGAAGGTTCTGTCAGCCACTTCAAGGCAAGGTGTCCGAGAGTTCTTAACGGAACTTACAGCAATTTCAGACATCAAGCATGAAAACCTCGTCACACTTGTCGGTTGCTGCGCTGAAGGGTCCCACAGGATCCTTGTTTACAATTATCTTGAGAAGAACAGCCTTTCACAGACATTGCTAG GGTCTGGCTACAGCAGCATCCAGTTCAACTGGAGGGCTCGTGTCAAAATTGCCGTGGGCGTTGCCCGTGGACTtgcatttcttcatgaggaaatcCGTCCTCACATTATCCACCGCGACATAAAAGCGAGCAACATTCTTCTCGACAAGGACCTTACCCCGAAAATTTCTGATTTCGGATTGGCGAGACTTCTTCCTGCCAATGCAACTCATGTTAGCACCCGGGTGGCAGGCACATT AGGATACTTGGCTCCAGAATATGCTATCCGTGGTCAAGTGACGAAGAAGTCCGACATTTATAGttatggagttcttctcttggaAATCGTCAGTGGCAGAtgtaacaccaacacaagattgccttatgaagatCAATTCCTCCTTGAGAAG ACATGGGCATTCTATGAGCAAGAACGTCTAGATGAGATTATAGATGCCGATATAGACAATGACCTGGACATCGAGGAGGCATGCCGGTTCTTGAAGATCGGCCTGCTATGCACACAGGACGCCATGGCCCGCCGTCCCCACATGCCCACCGTCGTGAGGATGCTCACAGGAAGCAAGAACGTTTCCATGGAGAAGATCACCAGGCCAGCCATGATCACCGACTTTGCGGAGCTCAAGGTCAGCACCAAACCGCAAGGAGCGAACCAGGGGCGCCCCAACACGTCGAGATCCTTCTCCACCACGGAAATATCGGAGGAGCCCTTCTCGTCGGAGAATCACACGCAGGCATCTGTATGA